In Cataglyphis hispanica isolate Lineage 1 chromosome 8, ULB_Chis1_1.0, whole genome shotgun sequence, the DNA window TTACCATTGATGAGCTCGtagtttaaattgaaattacatttgatgttttattttattgttaaaaaattataatgaatttaatatgttaaaaattttcagcttgCTTATAAAGGCATTTCATATCTCAATGAGATTGACCAAGCAATCTTGCAACAACAATTACAGGATAATGTGTTATTTCATAATGTGGAGAGATCTATCTCCTACAAAGAAGAAGATATTCTCAAAGATTATATCAATCAAGTATCCGAATGGTTGAATAAAGCAAGTGATGAAACAAGCTCATTTAAAATTCACACTTCTACTCCAATTTTACAGTATCTTATGCATAAGGAATTAAGAAATCGTTTTCCAAATGTTTGGACCTTCTCAGGGAATAATatggtatattaataattttactgttTACAAGAAACAAAACAGCTCAATTATCTTTTGAAGTTTTACatcttctaattattttaggtGACGGTTATGAAAATTTCACCAGATTCCAGAAAACTTTTGGAACAAGAAGAAGGTTCTATATTGGAAAATGTATTGCTTGAGTCATACATAGGTTTTTCAAAGGTGTTTAAGCTTTTggtttctttgaaaaaaccTATAATAGCACATAATGCTTTGTTAgatttaatgtttattcatCAACAGTTTTATAAGCCATTACCACGTATGtataacatgaaaaaataatctatttttgtatatataatgtacaatgGACGAAacttaaattatgataatttatgaataatacatttttgcagaaaaatacACTGATTTCAAGGATAATATACATCAACTATTTCCTACAATTtatgatacaaaatttttaagcttTGAATTGAGAGAGCTTCTTTCAACAGAAcgtaatttaaagaaattaattaaaagcaattatttacatacacaATTTGAAGTATATTAAACATTCTTACTATCTTTAcagaaaaatggaaatttaattctctaagTGGTTTATTCCAATACTTCACAGAGAAGCAAGGAAAATACCTAGTACTTGGAACACCTAATATTAATCTCATTAGTAAAACAAATTCAGATAAATCAGATGGTAAATattccttttatatttatttcataatcttGTTACTCtacatcttataaaatttttacattttttagttACTATACCTTCAATGAAATATCACACTGCAGGATGGGATTCCTATTGTGCTggttatgtatttattagaatGATTCATGCATTTACTGCAAAACGTTATGAATtgtaagttatatattatatatataaattaaaagccgataattatatttatttttattcctaatatataaacacattatattaaagtgCATAAAGCTGTAATTAGTAATATGAGAAAATCTATCTTATGATTTCAGAGGTTTAACATTGAGACACTTTACACATACAGAATTAATGAACAATGTAAAAAGTATGGCAAACTGTATAAATATCATCCGTGGCAGTACATCACATTTGgtaagaaaaatgcaaaacattGTAATTATGTGAATGAAATATACTTTACAAGAAGAGAATATACATACCTGAAgggatattatattcttttacaaaaagaaaacgacacattataaatttccCAGAGGCTTGACGGGCTTGAACCTGTATCGACTCGACCTAAATGGCTTTATGTGAAAACGTTAGCGTCGAAGCCGATAACCGCCATTCAGGTatcgcatttaattattacatataatcttAATGTTGTGGGATTCTAAGCATTCTcgtatattatagtatataatatatgaatgtaagagatcaataatttataatcagtctgcatttttatgaaatatttgtacagATAGCtgaaaaaatgtcaattttcgGTGCGATTGACGTGAAGCAATGCACATCGAAACGTATGTTAGTTGCAGTAGCAAATCACGGGAGGTTAGTAATCCATACTAGTTTATCAAACCTTTTTcgtttctctcttattatgtcaatatttaatattatgtgtgtatataaataaattattaagcattttttacatacaaatcTTGTATGAGAAAAATAGGACAGCTtcatatatattgagaaagtTATTGCTGCCAACTGTGTTCAATTTCGAAATATCATGAAATACCTAACATTACATTAATGCAatatgcaaaagaaaatttcacgctagaaaaaattctttattttaagtactttattttctatacaaatataattaaacataattaaataaacagttGACCTGGAAGGAGGAAAAaagatgatttataatattataatatgaagcTACTTCGGAACTATATTGGATATTTTCCAAGGGCAGTCGTTCACCAATGCTTTGCATAAAATGATTTAgtgtattttcatttttatacaaagcaATTATATACTGTCAAAACATTCAAATTCGtacgttttttaaaaatgtgactgaataaaaaattcacataatGTCACTTctctcttaatattatttataattcaaaatgagacataagatattatattctttcgaTAATAACGGTGATAGATTGAtaggaataatataattctttaatttattaatgtgaaaaacgatatgagaatataaattgaaaataaaatttaatatctattattcaaCTTATTATGAaactaatgaaataatttatcaacgATTGCAAAaagcagaatatttttttcttcgattatctttaattattataccaaataaaaaatgcgcaCATAATAAACGTTATAAATTGCACTTTAGTTTTAGAGAATTGAGTTgagttatttaaatgaaattttaaaataaaattttagttttattagtataagtatatatataaaggggATGTATCTATCTATGCTATGACTAAGATTATCGATTTCATTGACACGATGTTACATTGATTACTTGACACTTACCGGCGAATCGCAACACATATTCGATTTAGGAGTTTATTTCTTCGGAGTGGATACGATCAATCTCAATCGACTACGTTACTCTAATTCAGATAATCTGGAAACATAAACCGTCGAATATTGCCAATTCGGTGAATCCATTACAATTTCGCTTGTTTTTCAAAGAACGCTTGTTGAGACAGCAAACGCGTTAAGTGCCTCGCGGCCATTTAAGCGCTGCAGGTGTTCGCGGCAACGCACACTTTTATATGTGTTTTTATTCGACGAAGttggataatattttatgatttaatctATCTATCGTTGCCGAATAAATTCGCTAAATTGCATCCCTTCTATTGTTAATTTCGCGAAtgcaatgaatttttttctctttattatccGTAAAACGACTTAATAAGAGAACGTACGCATTTCGAGAATTTCTCTATATATCGTttcctttatattaaaattaaaaactgaattctttcgcaaaattatgtacgtttttttttgataaaaattgttccGAATATTCATGTACAATATGTACATCGTACAAATAATTGATTCGACCCTGTCATGTGCGCGTAGGATTTTCTTCGTCATTGGCATCGTTCCCATCTTTATGTCGCTTTTACCAACGAACTTTTGCGGATATATTTACAGCACTTATTAAAAGATCGCCGCTGTCTACACCACCgtgtatacattattattaacgatctattattatatctgcTGTGTGCCACACGTGTGCAACTTTTGTCACGCGAAATTGACTTAACGCGTAATTACGTTTACTTCGTCGAGCAAGTCGATCGAAACTGTCACATTAAGTACATCCTCATCTGCAATGATCAAAAACGATTTTCTCGATCATTTTACAGCGCACGAGACATATTGCAACACTTCAAACAAAACAAGGATTTATACGTTGTCCCTTATAATCCGATACGGCATTCACCTTCGATTCAACTCGCCCTATGGTacgtataaaaatcaatatgctCAAGGTAGATTGCAAAATATGTCACATAATAATTAGATGTGAATTTCGATAAATCGTTTTTCGAAATGAAACGTATGAAACAAATTCCCGTTTGCTCTTGAaccgtttaaaataatttatagattatggATTTATcacattgtaaaaattttggcaattaaatgtaaaagataaatttaattatcttacgCCTTATATTCactaattatgtatatagaatGTCCGAGAACTGTCAAAAAATCCAACAACCGCGAAAATTTTTGAGACATCACGTTTCCACGTGCCACGTGAGTTTCGAAACACATCGCGATGTCATAATCGGGATTTTAATCGGTAGTCGATGCATTGAGACTGATCCAATCCCTACTAGTGATGGCATTACGTCAAACAAATTAATGATTCTCGACGGACCGCAGCCGTGGTTCTCGAAGGCCTCCAATTAGCGTCGACATTGCCGTAGATACGAGAAGAAGCCGCATGATTCGCGTTGCCAATTGTTGCGAAGGCATTACAACGACGTCTTGATGGTCGTCGATTTTCACGTTACCTAACACTCGGGTGAAAGACTCGGCGCGAGACGCTTAGGACTGCGATTTCCCAGCTCTATCTCGGTTCTTACAATCGATATATCAATCCGCGCTCGCACATCACTACGCGTTCcgaatgcaatttgcatgtaaagatattatatttagatcatCGCGATTAGACCATGTCCCGCGCGTCATTAGATACTCGGACattagagatttttttgattttttttttgctgtagTTGTTTTTAGAATgttctattttaattcttcgtGATCGCGATATTTCCCTTGAATGGAACACTTGTCCGAATTCCATGATGAATGAGAAGgtgcaattatttatcgaaattaaatcTTCCTGAAACTgggatttaattttatgaaagcataccgtttaaaaaataaattataataatattgttgtttTAATCTCAAGATATTtgcattaagaaaaataatctaacAGAATcataaatcacaatttttatagttatcacttattaattttcttataatttgtacaaaaacattatttgtttgtatcttaattgattgatttttcttttaaattaggGGCAGTATAATCTTTTCCAGTGGAATTTTCGCTTGGATGTTGCATCAGAAGCTTCACAAAAGCTCTTAAATGGTctgtaaaatcttttatgaaaaactTTAAGACAAtggtgaaatatatattttttaatatagaaatatattgtctttaataagtttaagaaataaaatatataagttattaaatatatgtacgcaatacaaaaatatgtatgtaagaaatgttttttcatttaatagaaGATGACTACTTTGTAAACGGCATTTTTGTagcatgatattttatttatccttaAATTATAAGACTTGTGTTGAAAGACCGATtctaaattaacaaataatttacaaataattttaaaaattattgttaaaattaagattgacGGCTCTGCGGAACACTCGACGTATAAAACACCATTTTCGACAGACAACAAAGTTATTCATGGATCCTGTAAAATCGAGCGAACAGAACATAGGGGACAGTACACAGGTCCGCCGAGGTACAGAAATGACAAACATTTTACGCTTCACCGCAATGTGCCCGTCGCCATtctgtttaaatttaagattcaGCTCGGGAGCGGAATCTTTGCGGGAgttgttattattatgacTCGTGGCGAGAGCTCAGCGAGTTCTAAGTCGGCCGGAGCTTAAAGCTCGTTTTTGAGTCGAGAGCAGGAAGTGCTTCTTTACGCTCGCTTGCCAAAGAAACGTtccctctctctatctctctctttcccttttctctctgtAAAAAACCAATTATCCCCACTGTGATCTCGAGCCGTGATTGTCACGCATGTTCatctgtcatattttttttttatcatatttttttttttgcttctctGTCGTCGGCCTTTTTCGTCACGGCTCGACTACCCCGAGTAATCACACGACTCTCGTGATGTGCTCCATGTTAAAATTCCACGCATGTGTTCtcgttaaaaatcatatttctcaCAACAACATGCCAAGATTTATATGCGAAAAGAAATGCGAGCAAACCTCTCGTAAATCTCGAtaagttaagaaaaaaaaaccaatattTTATCCGTATTTAATGTTATACCAGAATACACATCTTCCTAAGAGTACTCGTATCTAAATGGTCAGATATCGAAAATAGAGAACATCGATTATAGCAACGAAAGATGATGCATTCCTCAATCAAAGTGCTCGGTATATAGGTACTTATCGCACTTATCGCGAAGAAGAATCTCGCTAAAGGCGCGTATCTTTGAGGCGATATCTCCGCAAAAGTTTTCTCTGGCTGCTACCCAAGGCCAAAACACTCGAAATAATGCGGTAGCAATTTGTGTGGGCGACTGGACAGTCAGCTTGGTCGACGCTGGTGTCCGATAGCAGGTGTGGACTCCTCGGGATAAATCCCTCCCCTTTCGTTCTCGTTCACGCGTCGCGTATACGAGGTAAAGGTCGCTCGCGTGGGCTCGGACCCAGAGTTATGGAATTGGATTAATAAAACTACGAAGCTTTCGATAATCCGTTTATCCTTCGTCGGAATTTCAATCGCGCGTTCCTTCTTACGAGCGCAAAATTGATCTTAAGAATAAGATGAAGATTGGGGAAtgtaaagcaaaaatttctttatattcacGGAATCAGCGAATAGTTTTTTATGTCgggattttatgaaatatttggaTTCCATGTTTCGATAATTGTGGAAAGCCATCGCTCCTtgctaaatttttgtttaatacgTATAAAACGGTTTATTTCGCAgctatattgaattttaaaaatagattttttaactaACTtggaattgatttttttgcaatgagaacttaataaattttgttttttataattgtttaatattatatatttttataactagtTCACTCTCTTCGaattataagaaagaatatttggactttaataattatacatttatatttatattttttacttattttaatattgtttaatcaaatattttaatgcaataccTGATGTTTTGAGAAAAGACTGCATTGAGATATCAATCTCATGTAATTGCACATGCGTAGGTGTATAATTCTGGCGTACGATcaatgtgtgtatacatacagaaaatatgactttgatatatatatatatatatacatatttaggcggatgatatttttcaaacttataaaataagaatcgcAATGTGTCTAGCAGATATATACACAAAGTgcatatttgaaattgaaGATATTCCCTTCTTTCAAgagacatttataattttcaatctacCGAAAACATCCATCATGCGAAAATATGATTGCATATCATCGCGAAATATATCATATGCgatctgtaaaatttattttgtcgcTATTACAATCTTTCTACATGTCTTTATACACCATTGATCAAATTCAACGTCAGATAGACCTATACCGCCAAAGACCGCCtacaaaatgtttcaaattttttttttaataagaagtacaaaatagaaaaaagattgtttCAATGtcgagttattattaaataaatcgataatctagtttattttaaatcccGGGGAGGAGAATGTGAAAATCActgttctattattataaatatcattattctaTTCATTACAGATATAACTTATTGTGATTTTAAGTAGTACACGAAATTAGTAGTCAACGAAATTTTGACCCATTTGATATTGCGAATATTTATAGTGTtaagaaataatgtaaaacataAGAGCGCTAAGGAAGAATTGCTTCCAAATTCGTCAAGGATCATTGGCATTCGAAGTGAAAAACGACGAATCAGGAATATCT includes these proteins:
- the LOC126851406 gene encoding pre-piRNA 3'-exonuclease trimmer-like, whose protein sequence is MIEVTSENFNTIYPHLERVLKDASFIAIDTEFTGLNVDDIKNSLFDSINERYEKQRYNIQPYIIIQFGITAFQRIQNENEYTAEAFNFFVLPKSIPSKNRQLIWQIAALEFLTAYEFDFNKLAYKGISYLNEIDQAILQQQLQDNVLFHNVERSISYKEEDILKDYINQVSEWLNKASDETSSFKIHTSTPILQYLMHKELRNRFPNVWTFSGNNMVTVMKISPDSRKLLEQEEGSILENVLLESYIGFSKVFKLLVSLKKPIIAHNALLDLMFIHQQFYKPLPQKYTDFKDNIHQLFPTIYDTKFLSFELRELLSTEQKWKFNSLSGLFQYFTEKQGKYLVLGTPNINLISKTNSDKSDVTIPSMKYHTAGWDSYCAGYVFIRMIHAFTAKRYELGLTLRHFTHTELMNNVKSMANCINIIRGSTSHLRLDGLEPVSTRPKWLYVKTLASKPITAIQIAEKMSIFGAIDVKQCTSKRMLVAVANHGSARDILQHFKQNKDLYVVPYNPIRHSPSIQLALWGSIIFSSGIFAWMLHQKLHKSS